In Kangiella profundi, one DNA window encodes the following:
- a CDS encoding EAL domain-containing protein → MSKSHDNNFGCSRCKDKEALGFDISMAFQPIINTANQTVFAHEALVRGTNAESANDVFKNVNADNLYPFDQTCRTKAIELASKLNFNQKLSINFMPNAIYQPELCLRTTLAAAEKYNFPIDRIIFEITEGEKVDDLEHLKKIVTYYKSRGFLTAIDDFGSGYAGLTLISEIQTDIVKLDMGLIRNIDSHKSKQAIVKGILTVCKDLGSEVIAEGIETHEEWATLKEFGIELFQGYYFAKPKFEGIADINFPQ, encoded by the coding sequence ATGAGTAAAAGCCATGATAACAATTTCGGATGCTCTCGTTGCAAAGACAAGGAGGCGCTTGGCTTTGATATCTCAATGGCTTTTCAACCCATTATCAACACCGCCAATCAGACAGTCTTCGCCCACGAAGCGCTGGTAAGAGGCACCAATGCTGAGTCAGCTAATGATGTATTCAAGAATGTTAATGCGGACAACCTCTACCCCTTTGATCAAACCTGCAGAACAAAAGCCATAGAACTCGCTTCTAAACTAAACTTTAACCAGAAGTTAAGCATCAACTTCATGCCCAATGCCATCTATCAGCCAGAGTTATGTTTACGAACGACATTAGCCGCAGCGGAAAAATATAACTTCCCAATAGATAGAATAATTTTTGAGATAACAGAAGGTGAAAAGGTTGATGATCTTGAACACCTGAAAAAAATTGTTACTTACTATAAATCCAGAGGTTTTCTAACAGCAATTGACGACTTCGGATCAGGCTATGCAGGTCTAACCCTCATTAGTGAAATCCAAACCGATATCGTTAAATTGGATATGGGCTTAATTAGAAATATCGACAGCCATAAAAGCAAACAAGCCATAGTTAAAGGTATTTTAACCGTCTGCAAAGACCTGGGGTCTGAAGTTATTGCCGAAGGCATTGAAACCCACGAAGAATGGGCCACACTCAAAGAATTTGGCATTGAGCTTTTCCAAGGATACTATTTTGCAAAACCCAAATTTGAAGGTATTGCCGATATAAACTTCCCTCAGTAA
- the gshA gene encoding glutamate--cysteine ligase encodes MRDPKLDRDALAFVEGELAECLTRLNRGIEKESLRVTEDGYLSTKPHPKSWGSALTNEFITTDYSEALPELITPVTNDRLKPRQWLHDIHQFIYQHMDDEILWIGSMPCILTKEDDVPLADYGTSNVGMMKHIYRRGLGYRYGRYMQVIAGVHYNFSLPEDFWPKYQQFKQNSGNLKDFISTQYLGLIRNYLRYCWLLPYLYGASPAICRSFTKGKGGSLLEDHGDGSLYGKYSTSLRMSDLGYQNNAQAKFSIRHNDLDEYIAELERAIRTKDEFYEELGVKVDGEYRQLNANLLQIENEYYAKIRPKRVINSGERPTQALKRGGVQYVEVRSLDLNPFDPVGISQSQIDFLDVFLLFCLLQESCNQSDRENAENDENFRRAVYYGRKPDLGLLKFNRAVPLQEAALAIFEEMRPVAVLLDKSNQTKAYTQALGEAIEMAKDPDKTLSGQFLNNMLAYGKGYFGYTMDLSKKTRQQFLSEHINPEVEALFEREAAQSIEKQKQIEESDSLTFEEYLKQYFA; translated from the coding sequence ATGCGTGACCCGAAACTGGATCGTGACGCTTTGGCGTTTGTGGAAGGCGAGTTGGCGGAGTGTTTGACTCGTTTGAATCGTGGCATTGAAAAAGAGAGCTTGCGTGTCACAGAGGATGGATACCTATCAACTAAACCTCATCCCAAGTCCTGGGGTTCTGCCCTTACTAATGAATTTATTACAACGGACTACTCGGAAGCTCTTCCAGAGCTGATTACCCCGGTTACTAATGACCGCCTTAAGCCACGTCAGTGGTTGCATGATATTCACCAGTTTATCTATCAGCACATGGATGATGAAATTCTATGGATTGGAAGTATGCCATGTATTCTGACTAAGGAAGATGATGTACCTCTGGCTGATTACGGTACCTCGAATGTTGGCATGATGAAGCATATCTATCGTCGTGGGCTGGGTTATCGTTATGGTCGATATATGCAGGTTATTGCAGGCGTGCACTATAATTTCTCACTTCCTGAGGATTTCTGGCCAAAATACCAACAGTTCAAGCAAAATAGCGGTAATTTAAAAGATTTTATCTCTACGCAGTATTTAGGCTTAATTCGTAATTATCTGCGTTACTGCTGGTTGCTGCCTTATCTTTATGGTGCATCGCCAGCAATTTGTCGCTCCTTCACCAAAGGCAAGGGTGGTTCACTGCTGGAAGATCATGGTGATGGCAGTTTGTATGGTAAGTATTCGACCTCTTTGCGCATGAGCGATCTGGGTTACCAAAACAATGCTCAGGCTAAATTTTCAATACGCCACAATGACTTAGATGAGTATATTGCTGAGTTAGAGCGAGCTATAAGAACTAAAGATGAGTTCTATGAAGAGCTTGGGGTTAAGGTAGATGGTGAATACCGGCAGTTGAATGCCAATCTGCTCCAGATTGAGAATGAATACTACGCCAAAATCCGTCCTAAACGGGTTATTAATTCAGGCGAAAGACCGACTCAGGCACTGAAAAGAGGCGGGGTTCAGTATGTGGAAGTTCGCTCACTTGACTTGAATCCTTTCGACCCAGTTGGTATAAGTCAGTCACAAATTGACTTTTTGGACGTCTTTTTGCTCTTCTGCTTGCTTCAGGAGAGCTGCAATCAATCGGATCGTGAGAATGCTGAAAACGACGAAAACTTCCGTCGTGCGGTGTATTACGGCCGAAAGCCTGACCTGGGACTGTTGAAATTTAATCGAGCAGTACCATTACAAGAGGCTGCATTGGCTATCTTTGAGGAAATGCGCCCAGTTGCAGTATTGCTTGATAAGAGTAATCAGACTAAGGCCTATACTCAGGCTTTGGGTGAGGCAATAGAGATGGCAAAAGATCCTGATAAGACGTTGTCGGGTCAATTTCTCAATAATATGTTGGCGTATGGGAAGGGTTATTTTGGTTACACCATGGACCTTTCGAAAAAAACGCGTCAGCAATTTCTTTCTGAGCACATCAACCCTGAGGTTGAGGCTCTGTTCGAGCGTGAAGCGGCTCAGTCGATTGAGAAGCAAAAGCAGATTGAGGAGAGTGACTCCTTAACTTTTGAAGAATATCTCAAGCAATATTTCGCCTAG
- the putP gene encoding sodium/proline symporter PutP: MNYTKFDFLGMTVGPVEIAFLIYLVFMIGIGIWAYKRTNDSSDYMLGGRGLGGAVTALSAGASDMSGWILMGLPGAIYFSGLSDSWLALFLIIGAYLNWKFIAGRLRAYTEIADNALTLPDYFAGRFHDAGKALRIVAVLVMIVFFGYYIGSGLVAGSKLFESSFGYDYNTALLVSSIVIISYTFLGGFLAVSWTDFFQGLIIMTALIVAPIVLLVEYNGLSGIVEATREIKPEAVSFTQGFFDLEGSFKWIAFLSLAAWGLGYFGQPHILARFMAVKSVNTVPQARRIGMSWMIVCVLGAVFIGFAGIAFFGGDFNAKAYVLLSAEDVAVLNTAPGSEKVFLLLTQALFNPWLAGFLLAAILAAVMSTIDSQLLAVSSSVTEDVYKPYMRPNASEKELVWVNRFIVILVAGIGISVAMGDSRNVLNLVGQAWAGFGASFGPVIIFSLLWQRMTRHGALAGIATGAVTVLVWDGLEKFYTKEVDRINEFGQKVLDGNGDVIVDKVLQVPLFGLYEMLPGFILSCIAIVVVSKLTKVAETTYNQFDWYRNEFKKYKS, from the coding sequence ATGAACTATACCAAGTTCGATTTTTTGGGGATGACCGTAGGGCCAGTTGAGATCGCCTTTTTGATCTATCTGGTGTTTATGATTGGTATTGGTATTTGGGCCTACAAACGAACTAATGACTCCAGCGATTATATGTTGGGTGGCCGTGGTTTGGGCGGTGCGGTAACCGCATTGAGTGCCGGCGCATCCGATATGAGTGGCTGGATTTTGATGGGCTTACCCGGAGCCATTTACTTTTCGGGTCTTTCTGACTCGTGGTTGGCACTGTTTTTAATTATCGGTGCCTATCTTAACTGGAAGTTTATTGCCGGTCGTTTACGTGCCTACACTGAAATCGCGGACAATGCTTTGACATTGCCTGATTATTTCGCAGGGCGATTCCACGATGCTGGCAAAGCGTTACGAATAGTAGCTGTTTTAGTCATGATTGTATTCTTTGGCTACTACATCGGTTCAGGCCTTGTTGCAGGTAGTAAGTTGTTTGAGTCAAGCTTTGGCTATGACTACAACACTGCGCTATTAGTCAGCTCTATCGTGATCATTTCTTATACCTTCCTTGGTGGTTTCCTGGCAGTTTCCTGGACTGATTTTTTCCAGGGACTGATTATTATGACAGCTCTGATTGTTGCGCCAATTGTGTTATTGGTGGAATACAATGGTCTTAGTGGTATTGTTGAAGCAACTCGTGAAATCAAGCCAGAAGCGGTAAGTTTTACCCAAGGGTTCTTTGACCTTGAGGGCTCCTTTAAATGGATTGCTTTCCTTTCATTGGCAGCCTGGGGTTTAGGCTATTTTGGTCAGCCACACATACTTGCTCGTTTTATGGCAGTTAAAAGTGTAAATACGGTGCCGCAAGCGCGTCGTATAGGTATGAGCTGGATGATTGTTTGTGTATTAGGCGCCGTGTTCATCGGTTTCGCCGGTATCGCTTTCTTCGGTGGTGACTTCAATGCTAAAGCGTATGTCTTATTATCAGCAGAAGATGTTGCTGTATTAAATACTGCTCCGGGTAGCGAAAAGGTATTCCTGTTATTAACGCAGGCGTTATTTAACCCTTGGTTGGCCGGATTCTTATTGGCGGCAATTCTGGCTGCGGTAATGAGTACCATTGACTCTCAGCTTCTAGCTGTTTCAAGCTCGGTAACCGAAGACGTTTACAAACCTTATATGCGTCCAAACGCCTCAGAGAAGGAGCTAGTGTGGGTTAACCGTTTTATAGTAATTCTGGTTGCTGGTATAGGTATCAGTGTAGCAATGGGTGACTCCAGAAATGTTCTCAATTTAGTGGGTCAAGCTTGGGCAGGTTTTGGTGCCTCTTTTGGACCAGTTATCATTTTCTCACTATTATGGCAGCGCATGACTCGTCATGGCGCGCTAGCCGGTATTGCAACTGGTGCGGTAACCGTATTGGTATGGGATGGGCTAGAAAAATTCTACACTAAGGAAGTTGATAGAATTAACGAGTTTGGTCAAAAAGTACTGGATGGAAACGGAGATGTAATTGTGGATAAAGTTTTACAAGTACCGTTGTTTGGTTTGTATGAAATGCTACCAGGCTTCATTCTTTCCTGTATTGCGATTGTGGTTGTTAGCAAACTGACTAAAGTTGCTGAGACAACTTATAACCAGTTTGACTGGTATCGCAACGAGTTTAAGAAGTATAAAAGCTAA
- a CDS encoding GNAT family N-acetyltransferase has product MSNFVIREAVRADALLILGFIKELADYEKLSHEVVATVADIEQTVFASDARAHCLIAEYEGQPAGFALYFFNYSTFLGKYGIYLEDLYVKPEFRGKKIGYGLLQKLAKIAVEKDCARVDWSVLDWNQPAIDFYKSIGAKPMDEWTVFRLTGDALDNFAK; this is encoded by the coding sequence ATGAGTAACTTTGTTATCAGAGAAGCGGTGCGTGCAGACGCGCTGCTTATTCTTGGCTTCATCAAAGAGCTGGCTGACTATGAAAAGCTTTCTCATGAAGTTGTGGCAACGGTCGCTGATATTGAGCAGACCGTTTTTGCCAGCGATGCTCGAGCACACTGTCTAATAGCAGAATATGAAGGACAGCCGGCAGGTTTTGCCCTCTACTTTTTTAATTACTCAACCTTTCTGGGTAAGTATGGCATTTATCTTGAAGACCTCTATGTTAAGCCAGAATTCCGGGGTAAGAAAATAGGTTATGGCCTATTACAAAAACTGGCCAAGATCGCTGTAGAAAAAGACTGTGCCCGCGTTGACTGGTCAGTGCTTGATTGGAATCAGCCAGCAATTGATTTTTATAAAAGTATTGGTGCCAAGCCAATGGATGAATGGACCGTGTTCCGTTTGACCGGTGATGCGTTGGATAATTTTGCCAAATAG
- the purT gene encoding formate-dependent phosphoribosylglycinamide formyltransferase: MSKIGTPLSKTAKKVMMLGSGELGKEVVIELQRFGVEVIAVDRYANAPAMQVAHRSHVINMLNSDALKRVIVEEQPDLIVPEIEAIATETLLEVEKDGFTVIPTARATRLTMDREGIRRLAAEDLGLETSPYRFADTYEEYKQAVEAIGLPFVIKPVMSSSGKGQSTVKTEDQIDAAWKYSQAGGRTGEGRVIVEGFVDFDYEITLLTVRSVNGTQFCAPIGHIQEDGDYRESWQPQPMSEKALAEAQHMAKAVTDDLGGYGLFGVEIFIKGDKAIFSEVSPRPHDTGLVTLISQDLSEFALHARAILGLPIPAIRQQGPSASAVILVEGESQEVEFGNLDKALFEADTQLRLFGKPEVSGKRRMGVALAKADSVEQARAKARNSAAKVTIKL, from the coding sequence ATGTCAAAGATCGGCACTCCGTTATCTAAAACGGCTAAAAAGGTCATGATGCTTGGTTCTGGCGAACTTGGTAAAGAGGTAGTTATCGAGTTACAGCGCTTCGGGGTAGAGGTGATAGCTGTAGACCGTTATGCCAATGCTCCAGCAATGCAGGTCGCCCATCGCAGTCATGTTATTAACATGCTCAATAGTGATGCGTTAAAGCGTGTTATTGTGGAAGAGCAGCCGGATCTGATTGTGCCCGAAATTGAAGCAATAGCCACCGAGACATTGCTGGAAGTGGAGAAAGATGGATTTACGGTTATCCCAACCGCTCGGGCAACTCGCCTAACCATGGATCGTGAAGGTATCCGTCGATTAGCCGCAGAAGATCTTGGTCTTGAAACCTCACCTTACCGTTTTGCAGATACCTATGAAGAATATAAACAGGCCGTCGAAGCCATTGGCTTACCCTTTGTCATCAAGCCTGTCATGAGCAGCTCAGGTAAAGGGCAGTCGACGGTAAAAACTGAAGACCAGATTGACGCTGCCTGGAAATATTCGCAGGCTGGCGGGCGAACTGGGGAGGGGCGCGTCATCGTAGAAGGGTTTGTCGATTTTGACTATGAGATTACTTTGCTAACGGTTCGCTCAGTCAATGGCACACAATTCTGTGCTCCTATCGGTCACATTCAAGAAGACGGCGATTATCGCGAGTCATGGCAACCGCAACCCATGTCTGAAAAAGCTTTGGCTGAAGCACAGCATATGGCTAAGGCAGTGACTGACGACCTGGGTGGCTATGGTCTTTTTGGTGTTGAAATTTTTATTAAAGGCGACAAAGCTATTTTCAGCGAAGTATCACCCCGTCCTCATGATACTGGCTTAGTGACCTTAATCTCTCAGGATTTGTCAGAGTTTGCATTGCATGCTCGTGCTATCTTAGGTCTACCTATTCCAGCGATACGTCAACAAGGTCCTTCTGCCTCTGCTGTAATTTTGGTGGAAGGTGAATCTCAAGAGGTTGAGTTTGGTAATCTTGATAAAGCTTTATTTGAAGCTGATACTCAGCTTCGTCTGTTTGGAAAGCCTGAGGTCAGTGGAAAACGCCGTATGGGCGTTGCCTTGGCTAAAGCCGATTCAGTTGAGCAGGCCAGAGCTAAAGCTCGCAATAGCGCGGCTAAAGTTACCATTAAACTTTAG
- a CDS encoding Hsp20/alpha crystallin family protein, which translates to MQLSKWKPFSNIESFMNFPVSGLFDEMSNGFGNEWRPAVDFIEKADEFLVKAELPEVKKEDVKINIENNILSVQGERRYEEKDEKQHRLERFYGSFTRSFTLPDNIDTDQCKAEFKDGMLNIHLPKRAGSEKPKKSIKIN; encoded by the coding sequence ATGCAACTATCAAAGTGGAAACCTTTCTCAAACATCGAGTCTTTCATGAACTTTCCTGTTTCAGGCCTATTTGACGAAATGTCTAATGGCTTCGGTAACGAGTGGCGCCCCGCAGTAGACTTTATTGAAAAAGCAGATGAGTTTCTGGTTAAAGCAGAACTGCCAGAAGTTAAGAAAGAAGACGTAAAAATAAATATTGAAAACAATATCCTGAGCGTTCAGGGTGAGCGCCGCTACGAAGAAAAAGATGAAAAGCAGCATAGACTGGAACGCTTCTATGGTAGCTTTACGCGAAGCTTTACGCTCCCAGACAATATTGATACCGATCAATGCAAAGCAGAGTTCAAAGATGGCATGTTAAACATTCACTTGCCTAAAAGAGCTGGCAGTGAAAAGCCAAAAAAATCAATAAAAATCAATTAA
- a CDS encoding universal stress protein: MGSYQQVLVALDLRKEGEAIIQKAKNVLAEGGDLHLIHVAEPIEAGLWAGAPFGAVIVNTDDIEQEAIKAKTKRINEFAKKYGVADDHCHIKVGKPSREIKKYAEERNCDVIVIGTHGQHGWELLLGSTANGVLHGSPCDVLCVQMRKPKD; this comes from the coding sequence ATGGGTTCATATCAACAAGTGTTAGTGGCACTGGATCTTCGTAAAGAAGGAGAGGCCATCATTCAAAAAGCAAAAAATGTCCTTGCCGAAGGTGGAGATCTACACCTGATTCATGTCGCTGAACCCATTGAAGCCGGTCTATGGGCGGGAGCACCTTTTGGGGCTGTTATCGTCAATACTGATGATATAGAACAAGAAGCAATAAAAGCCAAAACCAAACGTATTAATGAATTTGCAAAGAAGTATGGGGTGGCTGATGACCATTGCCATATTAAGGTTGGTAAGCCGTCTCGTGAAATTAAGAAATATGCAGAAGAGAGAAACTGCGATGTTATCGTAATAGGAACTCACGGCCAGCATGGCTGGGAACTATTGCTGGGTTCAACCGCCAACGGCGTATTGCATGGTTCGCCCTGTGATGTGCTGTGTGTTCAAATGCGAAAACCGAAAGATTAG
- a CDS encoding efflux RND transporter permease subunit → MTHNKENFFFRLYQKVILNHPIIVLSLVIILSVIAATQLPKFRLDASGESLTLENDKSLNYYRQVNERYGSDDFLIITWKPNVGLMDEEALASLQDLVNRLQQLPTVANINSILNVPLLDGIKLDAEALSAEIPTLMDEGVDKQKALEEFTSSPLYTNLLVGDNGETSAIQVNFERDERYFSLLDARDDLRQKRSQQKLTEEEAKRLAQLEDEFDAYSKQVSERTSQIIADVRLIMDDYRDVAELYLGGISMITNDMLDFIQHDITVFGIGILLFIMLALFVFFGKVRWVLIPLFSCLVTVLVLAGLLSYLDWRITVISSNFPSILLITVLALNVHLVVYYRDFISDNPDSSQMERVKATIKTMYWPCLYTALTTIVAFISLLISGIRPVIDFGWIMTIGLVLGFVVTFIVFPSFIQLLSTEKHQSGSSITYKITHWIYNISVKFKPAIFALAVLLILFSAYGISQLKVENRFIDYFKPSTEIYQGMTVIDQELGGTTPLDIVIDADPNEESLFADDEFEDEFGDEFDSSTYDPGYWFTRSKLETLEKIHDYIDSLGVTGKVQSLATTTKVLKEMNEGEYPDELTLSLVHKEMPDDVRATLLDPYLSEDGDQTRINIRVEETNPDLKRSDLIANINDFIVNEAGIKQEHVHFTGMLVLYNNMLQSLFDSQIMTIGVVYLAILLMFLVLFRSFVLAILATIPNALSAALVLGIMGWMGVPMDMMTITIAAIVIGIAVDNSIHYVHRFKNEFKKDNDYLATMERCHGSIGKAIYYTGVTIIVGFAILALSEFIPSIYFGLLTGFAMAVALFLNLTLLPLMLITVKPLKTDKSNN, encoded by the coding sequence ATGACACATAATAAAGAGAATTTCTTTTTCAGGCTGTATCAGAAAGTCATATTAAACCATCCGATAATTGTCCTGTCGCTGGTCATTATTCTTTCAGTTATTGCAGCTACTCAGCTACCTAAGTTTCGCCTGGATGCCTCTGGTGAATCTTTGACACTGGAAAATGATAAATCACTCAATTATTACCGTCAGGTTAATGAGCGTTACGGCTCTGATGATTTCCTGATTATAACGTGGAAGCCTAACGTTGGTTTAATGGACGAGGAAGCTCTGGCTTCATTACAGGATCTGGTAAATCGCTTACAGCAGCTGCCAACTGTTGCCAATATCAATAGCATTCTTAATGTTCCATTACTGGATGGCATCAAACTGGATGCTGAAGCCCTTTCTGCAGAAATTCCGACCTTGATGGATGAAGGTGTTGATAAACAAAAAGCTCTGGAAGAGTTTACCAGCAGCCCACTCTATACAAATCTGCTAGTTGGTGACAATGGCGAAACCAGCGCCATACAGGTCAATTTTGAGCGAGATGAACGCTACTTCTCATTACTTGATGCCCGTGATGATTTGCGCCAAAAACGTAGTCAGCAGAAACTGACTGAAGAAGAAGCAAAACGTCTGGCACAACTGGAAGATGAGTTCGATGCGTATAGCAAACAAGTATCCGAGCGCACAAGTCAGATCATTGCAGATGTCAGACTGATAATGGACGACTATCGTGATGTTGCCGAGCTATATTTAGGCGGCATTTCAATGATCACCAATGACATGTTGGATTTTATTCAACATGACATCACGGTATTTGGTATTGGGATTCTTCTGTTCATCATGCTTGCTTTATTTGTATTCTTCGGCAAAGTGCGATGGGTACTGATACCATTATTTTCCTGTCTGGTCACAGTGCTGGTTCTAGCAGGGCTGTTAAGTTATCTCGATTGGCGAATTACGGTAATATCCTCAAACTTTCCGTCAATATTATTGATTACCGTACTGGCGCTTAATGTCCACCTGGTAGTTTATTATCGTGATTTTATTTCCGACAACCCAGACAGCTCACAGATGGAGCGTGTAAAGGCAACCATCAAGACCATGTATTGGCCTTGTCTGTATACCGCTTTAACTACCATCGTTGCTTTTATATCACTACTAATTAGTGGCATTCGACCAGTAATCGACTTTGGCTGGATCATGACCATTGGTCTGGTGCTGGGCTTTGTTGTTACCTTTATTGTATTCCCAAGTTTTATCCAACTTCTAAGTACTGAAAAGCACCAAAGTGGCTCAAGTATCACATACAAAATTACGCACTGGATTTACAACATCAGCGTAAAATTCAAGCCAGCCATCTTTGCTTTAGCCGTGCTCCTGATTCTGTTCAGCGCCTATGGCATTTCTCAGCTGAAAGTTGAAAACCGTTTTATTGATTACTTCAAGCCTTCCACTGAAATCTATCAGGGCATGACAGTAATCGATCAGGAACTTGGCGGCACAACGCCTTTAGACATTGTGATAGATGCGGATCCGAACGAGGAATCATTATTTGCCGATGACGAGTTTGAAGATGAATTCGGTGATGAATTCGATAGTTCTACCTATGATCCTGGCTACTGGTTTACTCGAAGCAAGCTTGAAACTTTAGAAAAAATCCATGACTACATTGATAGTCTTGGGGTAACAGGTAAAGTTCAATCGTTAGCAACAACCACTAAAGTTCTAAAAGAGATGAATGAGGGAGAATATCCTGATGAATTGACCTTGTCTCTGGTTCACAAAGAAATGCCTGACGATGTTCGAGCAACCCTTTTAGATCCATACCTTTCAGAGGACGGAGATCAAACCCGAATCAATATCCGTGTAGAAGAAACAAACCCAGATCTCAAGCGCTCTGACCTTATCGCAAACATTAACGACTTTATTGTGAATGAGGCTGGTATCAAACAGGAACATGTTCACTTTACTGGCATGCTGGTGCTCTACAACAATATGCTACAAAGCTTGTTTGACTCCCAGATAATGACCATTGGCGTTGTTTATCTGGCTATTCTATTGATGTTCCTGGTGCTATTCCGTTCATTCGTGCTGGCTATTCTAGCCACCATTCCGAACGCACTGTCGGCTGCGCTGGTACTGGGTATTATGGGCTGGATGGGCGTACCCATGGATATGATGACGATTACCATTGCGGCTATCGTGATTGGTATTGCAGTGGATAATTCAATTCACTATGTACACCGCTTTAAGAATGAATTCAAAAAAGACAATGACTATTTGGCGACCATGGAACGCTGTCATGGCAGTATCGGTAAAGCCATTTACTACACGGGCGTCACCATTATTGTCGGCTTTGCAATTCTGGCACTGTCTGAATTCATCCCATCTATCTATTTTGGTCTTTTAACAGGTTTTGCGATGGCGGTAGCCTTATTCCTGAACTTAACCCTGCTTCCGTTGATGCTGATAACAGTGAAGCCTCTTAAAACTGATAAGTCCAACAACTAG
- a CDS encoding HlyC/CorC family transporter, with the protein MESLSTSTLFIILGLLIFLSAFFSSSETGMMSLNRYRLKHRAKNGDRSAKRVYKMLKRPDKLLGLILLGNNIVNILASAIATVIAIRFWGEGGIFAATLMLTVVILIFAEVTPKTLAALFPERIAFFAAPILKPLSTLLSPAIKLISFLANGLLRLFGVNAGAEGEDHLSQEELRTVVNEAGAMIPRRHQKMLLSILDLETVTVDDIMVPRNEIAGIDLADDMDFILEQIRNSIHTRLLVFKEEIDQVQGFLHARNFGRILELEEPTIDEILSYLDPIYYVPEGTPLHTQLVKFQRKRDRVGLVVDEYGDIEGLVTLDDILEEIVGDFTTEMSNINKEIQAQHDGTYLVDGTITIRELNRSMKWYLPTDGPKTLNGLITEYLETIPQAATGLRLYGYPMEILQVKDNLIKTVRIMPKLYRAPETDI; encoded by the coding sequence TTGGAATCTCTGTCGACCAGCACCCTGTTTATCATTCTTGGCCTTCTGATCTTCCTGTCTGCATTTTTCTCAAGTTCAGAAACAGGAATGATGTCCCTCAATCGTTATCGATTGAAACACCGAGCAAAAAATGGTGATCGTAGCGCAAAGCGGGTCTATAAAATGCTCAAGCGTCCGGACAAACTTCTCGGGCTCATATTGCTCGGCAATAATATTGTTAATATTCTTGCTTCAGCCATTGCAACGGTAATTGCCATTCGCTTCTGGGGCGAAGGTGGTATATTTGCTGCAACTTTGATGTTAACTGTAGTCATTCTGATATTTGCCGAAGTGACGCCTAAAACATTGGCGGCTTTATTCCCAGAGCGTATTGCGTTCTTTGCAGCACCGATTCTTAAACCTCTTTCAACGTTATTATCACCAGCTATTAAACTCATCAGCTTTCTGGCTAATGGTTTGCTACGCCTGTTTGGCGTCAATGCTGGAGCCGAAGGAGAAGATCATTTAAGTCAGGAAGAGCTTAGAACGGTAGTTAATGAGGCCGGAGCAATGATCCCGCGCCGTCACCAGAAAATGCTTCTGAGTATTCTGGATCTTGAAACGGTAACAGTTGATGACATCATGGTTCCGCGCAATGAAATCGCTGGTATCGATCTAGCTGATGACATGGATTTCATTTTAGAGCAGATTCGAAACAGTATTCACACCAGGCTATTGGTATTCAAAGAAGAAATTGATCAGGTACAAGGTTTTTTACACGCACGCAACTTCGGCAGAATTCTAGAGCTTGAAGAGCCTACTATCGATGAAATTCTTAGTTACCTTGATCCCATTTATTATGTTCCGGAAGGTACTCCTTTACATACCCAGCTTGTGAAATTCCAGCGTAAACGTGACCGAGTCGGGCTGGTTGTTGATGAATATGGCGATATTGAAGGGCTGGTAACTCTTGACGATATTCTGGAAGAAATAGTTGGCGACTTCACTACTGAAATGTCGAATATCAATAAAGAGATTCAAGCTCAGCATGACGGTACCTATCTAGTTGATGGAACCATCACCATTCGTGAGCTGAATCGCTCAATGAAGTGGTATTTACCTACTGACGGCCCTAAAACATTGAATGGCCTAATTACTGAATATCTTGAAACTATTCCACAGGCTGCAACTGGATTACGTTTATATGGTTATCCAATGGAAATCCTGCAAGTAAAAGACAATTTAATTAAAACCGTGCGCATTATGCCCAAACTTTATCGCGCTCCAGAAACTGATATCTAA